One Falsihalocynthiibacter arcticus DNA segment encodes these proteins:
- a CDS encoding tyrosine-type recombinase/integrase encodes MVFVLSALNGKLTKKLVENLGAGRHGDGAGLYLVVDPSGARRWIVRVTVKGQKNRKGAPLRTDFGLGGADIVTLNQARERALEYRRMAKQGLNPRFNATREIPTFAEVAQQVHIDRMPTWKNAKHGQQWLNTLRDYAFPKIGRMPIDSIGQPEILMCLSPIWTDRHETAKRLAQRIKTVLDVAKSKGFRSGENPVTAIRDAKVLPTVKTKPQHHDAMPWRHVPAFFAELNGRSAIAAKALQFTILTASRTSEVLDMTWQEIDFEARLWTVPAARMKGGKVHRVPLTDEMLAILEPLKAMASVYVFEGQKRHKPLSNMSMLMLLRRMGRDGFTVHGFRSSFRDWASESVNAPRELAEAALAHQVGSDVERAYARSDLLERRFDLMTHWTRFTNSFTFSEAP; translated from the coding sequence GTGGTATTTGTTTTGTCGGCACTGAACGGAAAACTTACAAAGAAGCTTGTCGAGAACTTAGGCGCAGGCCGTCATGGTGACGGAGCGGGCCTTTATCTGGTGGTTGATCCCTCTGGCGCGCGACGTTGGATTGTGCGGGTCACGGTCAAAGGGCAGAAAAATCGCAAGGGCGCGCCGCTGCGCACTGACTTTGGATTGGGTGGCGCAGATATTGTCACGCTGAACCAAGCCAGAGAACGCGCGCTTGAATATCGCCGGATGGCCAAGCAAGGGTTGAACCCCCGATTTAACGCCACTCGGGAGATACCAACTTTCGCGGAAGTTGCGCAACAGGTCCACATAGACCGTATGCCCACATGGAAGAATGCCAAGCATGGCCAACAGTGGCTCAACACTTTGCGCGACTATGCCTTTCCCAAAATTGGTAGGATGCCGATTGATAGTATCGGCCAGCCAGAAATTCTGATGTGCCTGTCGCCTATCTGGACGGATAGGCACGAAACGGCCAAGCGATTGGCCCAGCGCATCAAGACTGTTTTGGATGTGGCCAAGTCGAAAGGCTTTCGCTCTGGTGAAAACCCAGTGACTGCGATCCGTGACGCCAAGGTTTTGCCGACCGTTAAAACGAAACCTCAACACCATGACGCGATGCCGTGGCGCCATGTGCCAGCCTTCTTTGCTGAACTGAACGGACGCAGTGCGATTGCGGCCAAGGCGCTGCAATTCACAATCCTAACGGCCAGCCGCACCTCCGAGGTGCTGGACATGACTTGGCAAGAGATTGATTTCGAGGCGCGTCTATGGACCGTGCCCGCCGCACGTATGAAAGGCGGCAAAGTACACCGCGTCCCTCTCACAGATGAAATGCTGGCAATACTGGAGCCTTTGAAAGCGATGGCGTCGGTCTATGTCTTCGAGGGGCAAAAGCGACACAAGCCGCTGTCCAATATGTCGATGCTGATGTTGTTACGCCGCATGGGGCGCGATGGCTTTACCGTGCATGGCTTTCGTAGTTCATTCAGGGATTGGGCGTCAGAGTCCGTAAACGCGCCACGTGAGTTAGCGGAGGCGGCATTGGCACATCAGGTTGGTTCTGATGTGGAACGGGCTTATGCGCGGTCGGATTTGTTAGAGCGGCGGTTTGACTTAATGACGCATTGGACCCGTTTCACAAATAGTTTCACTTTCTCGGAGGCGCCCTAA